A stretch of DNA from Plasmodium gaboni strain SY75 apicoplast, whole genome shotgun sequence:
ATTTATAGTAATATATTTAGTGTATAATTCCTAATAAGTTGAATATTTAATTATTTATTTATATATTTGCTAAAGTAGCTTAATTGGTAAAGCAACTGATTTGTAATCAGTAGATTATGAGTTCAAATCTCACCATTAGCTTTTATTATTTTTATATATAATTATTATGATAAAATTTTTAAAACCTAAAATAAAAATATTAAAAAAATTAAATATACCTTTTTTATTATATTTATCTAGTAAATATAATTATAAATATTTAAATTATAAAATTTCATATAAATCTTATTTTGATTTAAAATTAAAATTTATTAGATATATATGTTATAATTATTGTATAACATATAAAAAATATTTATATTATTTAAATAAAATAAGTAATAAAAATATTAATATATTATATTTTAAATTATTAGAAATATTAGAATTAAGATTAGATATATTTTTAGTTAATATAGGTTTTTTTAAAACTATATTACAATCTAGACATTATATTAAATATAAAAATATTTATATTAATAATATTATAAATAAATATTATAATATTAGTTTAAAAAATAATGATATTATATTTTTTAATAATAAAATAAAATATATAATATTAAAAAATTTAATATATAAATATAATATTTATATTTATATATCTAATTTATATAAATATAATTTTATTAAAATATATAGTTATAATAAATATTTTATAATATGTATTTATAATTTTAAAATTAAAATATTAAATATTAATATATTAAATAATATATTATATATTTATAATGATATATATTATATATAATTAATAATTTTATGATAAATATAATCTAATGGTTAAGATAAAGAATTGTGGTTTCTTTTATATGAGTTCAAATCTCTTTATTTATCTATTAAATATGAAAATTTAATGATATAACTTAATTGATAAAGTAAATAATTGCAAATTATTATATTTCAGTTTGAATCTGAATATCATTTTTTAAGAGATATGGTGAAATTTGGTATACACAATGGACTTAAATAATATGAGTTAATTATAATTAATATTAAATTTATAAGAAAATATATATAATATTTTTAAATTCTGTAATATATTTTAAAATTTATATATTCAAAAGACTTTATTTATAAAAAGTCTAAATTTATTAAGAAAATCCATTAACATTTTTGTTGTAAGGGTTCAAATCCCTTTATCTCTAAAAAAAACATTTATAGCTAAGTGGTCGAAAGCAATGGACTCATAATTCATTTTCATATATTGATCATCAGTAGTTCGAATCTACTTAAATGTAATTTTAAAGTTAATGCCTGAGTGGTTAAAAGGAATGGACTGTAAATCCATTGATTAAATATCTACATCAGTTCGAATCTGATTTAACTTATATTTATATATAAAGAGAAATGACTGAGAGGTTTATAGTTATAAATTGCTAATTTATTGTATATATTATAAATAATATACCAAGGGTTCGAATCCCTTTTTCTCTATTACTAGAATTTGTAGTTTAATTAGGTGAAAATATTATTTTGTCATAATAAAGAATACGAGTTCAATTCTCGTCAAATTCGTTTTATTTAAGAATTACTAGCTTAATTGGTAGAGTACTCGACTTTTAATCGAATGGTTCTGAGTTCAAATCTCAGGTAGTTCATATTTGTAGTAACTTTTATCGTTTAAAGGTAAGACATCTTTTTTTCAAGAAGAAAATAGGAATTCGATTTTCCTTAAAAGTATTTATTTAATTCAGAATATAGTGTAATGGTAACATATCTATTTTGGGAATAGAAGAATATAGGTTCAAATCCTATTTTTCTGAAAATAATATTATATGTATATTTTAGAATGAATATTATTATTTTGAATAATAAAACATTAAATAATATAATATTTAAATATAAATATAATTTTTTTATTAAATTGTATTTTAATAATTATATTAAAATATGTAAATTAATAATTTATATTATAAAATATTTATATATATATAATATTTATATGTATAAACATACTAAAAATAGAAGTAAAGTATATTTTAGTAAAAAAAAAATAAGAGTACAAAAAGGATTAGGTAAATCAAGATTAAAAAATTTTACATCACCTATATGTAAACAAGGTGCTTGTAATTTTGGTCCTTTTTATAAAGAAAATAAAATAGTAAATAAAATAAATTATAAATTAATTTTTATTTATTTATTAATTAATAAACGTAGTAATATTTTAATAATTAAATTAGAAAATATTATAAATTTATTAAATATTTATTATAATAATAAAAATTATTGTATATTAAAATTATTATATTTAAAAGGTATAATTAATATTAATAAGTATATTTTAATTAATTTAAATAATAAATTATTTAGTAAAAATATATTTATAAATATGATTATATATAATTATTTAATATTTTTAATTTAAATTATGAAGGAAGTTATTTTAAATTTTTATTTATATAATATTTTATTTTATAAAATTAATTTTTTAAATAAATTTTGTATTATTTATTCTATAAAATATTTTACAAAATTAGATATAAAATATATAATTAAAAATATATTTAAAATAAAGTTAATTGATTATAATAATATAAAAATTAATAATATAAATAAAAAAGATTTTTTAAAAAAATATTATATTACATTTAAATGATATTAAAATTAAAAAAATATAATACTTATAAATATTTAAAAAGTTTTGGTAAAAATAATAAAGGATATATTACTATTTATAATAAAGGAGGAGGTAATTTAAAATATAATTATAAATTAATAGATATTTGGTATGATAATTATAATATTAATATAAATTATAAAGTTTTTTTATTTAAAAAAATAAAAAATTATTTTAGAAATACATATATAGGATGTATTTTATATTTATCTAAATTAAATAATTTACAAAAATTTATTATTTTACAACATAATTATATATTAAATTCAATATATTATTTAACAAATATTAACAATATTAAAAAAGGAAGTTATATACAATTAAAATATTGTAAATTAGGTACATATATATATAATATATCAAAAGATAATAAAAAAGGTAGTATTTTTGCTAGATCAGCTGGTACTTTTGCACAAATTTTATCGTTTTATAAAAATTTAGTTTATATTAAATTACCTTCTAAACAGTATAAATATATAAATGAAAATAGTTTTTGTTATATAGGTATAAATAGTAATATTTTTTATAATAAATTTAAAATTAAAAACGCTGGTTATAATATTTATTATAATATTAAACCTAAAGTAAGAGGTAAAGCAAAAAATGTATGTGATCACCCTCATGGTGGTGGTAAAGGTAAAACGGGTATTGGTCGTAAATATCCTTGTTCTAAAAAAGGATTACATTCAAAAGGATATAAAACAATAAAATAAATAATATAAAAAATTAATGATAAAATTATATTGGTTAAAAATTACTATAAATAATAAATATATATTTATAAATATAAATAAATATAAATATAATAAAAATTTAATTTTAAATATATATAATAAAAATTTATATATTTATAAGAAGTTATTAAATTTATATATAAAAGTATATAATGGATATAAATTTATACCTATTTATATAAATAAAACAAAGTTATTTAATAAATTAGGAAATTTTGTATATACTAAGTTTGTAAAAAATAATATTAAAGAGTTATTAATAAATTAAAAAGATATGGGACAAAAGGTACATCCTTTAATATTTAGAGGATTAATATATAAAAACTATTTAAATAATTTTTATATAAATATAAGTAAAAATAAATATTATTTAATTAATATATTATTAACATATTTTATTTATTATAATATATATAAAATATGTAATTATAAAGAAGATAATTATATTAATATAAGTATAAATTTTAATATAAATAAATTTATAATTACATTTTTTTTATATAATAAATATTATAATATATATAATTTAAAATATATATTTATTTTATTAAATTATTTTAATTATTATTATTATAATTATTATAATTATATATGTTATTTAAAAATAAAATATATAAATAATATAAATAATATTAATGTTATAATTTATTATATAAAGAAATATTATATAAAATATAAATCTTTAAAATTAATATTTGATTATTTATATACTAATATTTTAAAAAAAAATAATTTTAATATAAAAGGATTAAAAATAAAATTTTCAGGTCGTTTTAAAAATAGTTTAAAAACTAAAACAGAAATATATATTTATGGTATTATATCTTTAAGTACATTAAATAATAATATTAAATATATAAATGATATTATAAATACTAAATATGGTATTTTAAGTATAAAAATTTGGTTAAATATTTAAAAGTAAATTAAAAAAAATTTATAATATATGACTAATATTATAATAAAGAAAAATCAGAAAGGTAAAATAAAAGGTAAATTTAATTTAAAATTTTTAGGGTTATATTGGGGTATTATATCTTTAAATTCTGGGTTTTTAACAAAAAATCAATTAGAAACTTCAAAATTTATAATAAATAAATATTTAAAAAAAATAGGAGTATATAAAATTTGTATAAGATGTATAAAATCATTAACTAAAAAATCTTTAAAAACTAGAATGGGATCAGGAAAAGGTTCTATAGAATTTTATGTAAGTCCTATAAAAAAAAATAAGTTATTATTTGAAATAAGTAAAATTTCAAATAATATTATTTATACTATAACAAAAGTTTTATCATATAAATTACCTTTTAAATTACAATATATTAAAAATAATTAAATATAAAAATATGAATATAAAAATAGGATATGTTATAAAATATTTAAATATAAATATTAAAATAGTTTGTATATCTTTTTATAAATATAATTTTAAATATAAAAAATTATTATTATGTAATTTATATATAAAAATATATGATAATAGAAATGAAATTATTATAAATGATTATATATTATTTAAATATTATAAAAAAAGTAAATATTGTAATAATAAAGTAATAAAAATTTTATGATATATATAAATAGTATATTAGATGTAATAGATAATAGTGGTATATTTAAATTTAAATATATTTGTACTTTAAATAAATATAAAAACCCTAAATATGGTGATATACTTATCGGAGTAGTTTATAGTTTATATAATAATAATTTATATAAAAAATCTGATAAATGTAAAGGTATTTTAGTACAACAAAAAAAATTTTTAAATTTTAAAAAATATTATTCAATAAAGTTTAATAAAAATGCAGTGATAATTATAAATAATAATTTAAATTTTGTAGGTACTAAAAGTAATCATTATATATCTAAATATATAAAATATAAATTGAATATGAATAAGTTTAAAATAAAATATATTTGAATAATGATTATTACATTTTTAAATAATATTAAGCATAATTTTAAATTAAAAAAAAATTTTATATTATATAAATATAATAAAAAAATATATTATTTAAGTATATTATTATATAATTATAAATATATATTTAAATTATATATTTTAAATATATATGATAAATATTTTATTTTTATAATTTTAAATGAATATAAAGATATTAATTATTTTAAAGTATATATTAAATATAATCAATTATTTTATATGAATTATAATAAGTTATTATATTTTATAAAATTTAAAAAATATTTTAAAGGATTATTAATTTTATATTCTTCAAAATATAAATTTATTACACATATATTAGCATTAAAATATAAAGTTGGTGGTATTTTAATATTTTATATTTTATAAGTATTATAATTAAAGTTATTATGATAAATAATAGAAAATATATATTTTTAAATAATAATAGTATAAAAGAAAATAATAATATATATTTAATTTTAGATATAAAATATTTAAATTATATATATATAATACAAAATAATAATATAATATATAATATTAATATATTAAATGATATATATATATATTTTATAAAAAATAATATTTATTATTTAATATTTAAAATATATAAATATATATTTAATAATATATTTAATAAAATACAATATAAAAAATATCAATTAGTTTTAAATATAATTGGTATAAATTATAAATTTTATTATTTAAAAGAAGGTAATTTTTTAATATTTCAATTAAAATATAGTCATAAAATAATTATAAAATTACCTAATATAGTGTTTTGTAAATTAGATATAAATAAAAATTTAATATATTTATATAGTATTAATATATTTATATTAAATTCTATTGGGAGTTTAATAAATTCATTTCAATATATAAATAAATATAAAGAATTAGGTATAAAAAAATTAATATGATAATAAATATTATTAATAAAAAGTTAAATAATTTTTACATATTATATTATAGTATAATATTATTAAAAAGTATTTTTATATTAATTTTAAAAAATAAATTTAATAATTATTTATATAAAATTTATAATATTTTAATTATATATTTAAAATTATATTATATTATAAATAATAGAAAAAATAAAAAATATATTTTTAATAATAAAGATTTAAATTTTATTTATTTTTATATTTATAAATATAATAATAATGTTAAATTTAATAATGATATTATAAGATTAAATAATAATATTAGTAATATTATTGAAAAAATTATTGAAATAAAAAAAATATCTTATACAATAAAAAAAGGAAGAATTAAAAGATATAAAATAGTATTAGTATTAGGTAATAAACAAGGTTGGATAGGATTAGGAGTTAGTAAAAATATTAATATTAATAAAGCTATTATATCTTCTAAAGTAAAAGCTTTAAATAATATTTATTATTTTAAATATTCATTATTAAATATATATAAATTAAGATATATATATATTAATTATAATAAATTTTTTATTAAATTGCAATTTAAAATTTATAATTATTTAAATATTAGATTTTTATTATTAAAATATTTATTTGAATGTTTAGGTTATTTTAATTGTAAAGTAATAATTTATTATAATATAATACATAATAAATATAATTTATTAAATAAATTATTATTAGTATTATTTAATATATTTTAAAATTGAAATGACTTTATATTTAAATAAAAATTTATTTATATATATATTAAAGTATATATATGGATTAAATTTATATAATATTAATATATTATTAATGATAAATAATATAAGTATATTTAATATTAAAAAAAATAATATTAGTAATATTAAAATTAGTTTATATAGATTAAATATTTATTTACATAAAATTTTAAAAATAAAAAAAAATAATATAATTATAAATAAAATAAAAAAATTTAATATAAAAAATGAAAAAACGTTCTTCAATAAAAAAAATATGTAATAAATGTAAATTAATAAAACGTTTTAAAAAATTACATATAATTTGTATAAATAAAAAACATAAACAAACACAATGATTAAATCTAATAATTATATAATTTTTTTATATTTTAAATTAACTTTAAAAAATACTTTAATAACAATATCAAAATATAAATATTATAATAATAAATATATTTATATAAAAAATATTAAAAATATATCATGTGGTTGTTTTAAGTATTTTAAGAATAGATTAAAAAATACTATATTAGCAAATAATATTTTAACTATAAATATTATAAAATATTTAATTAATAAAAATTATTTAAATATAAATATAATATTTAATGGTATAAATTATTATAGAATACATATTTTAAAATTGTTATTAAATGTAAAATATAAAAATAAAAAATTAAATATAAATAAATTATTTGATATAACTTCAATACCTTATAATGGATGTAAATTTTCAAAAAGAAAATATTAATAAATTATAAAATATGTTAACAATAAATAAATTATTATATAAAAAACAATATAAAAAAAATAAAAAAATAACAAATCATTTATTAAATAAATGTCCTCAAAAAAAAGGTATAGTTTTAAAAATATTGATAAAAACTCCAAAAAAACCAAATTCAGCTTTAAGAAAAGTTGCTAAAATAAGATTATCAAATAATAAAGAATTATTAGCATATATACCGGGTGAAGGTAAATCTGTTCAAGAACATAATTTTGTATTAATTAAAGGTGGTAGAGTAAAAGATTTACCAGGTATAAAATATAAAATAATAAGAGGTTCTTTAGATTCAATAGGAGTTTTAAATAGAAAAACTTCTAGATCAAAATATGGAACTAAAAAATATTAAATATATAAATAATAATGATAATATTTAAGTATTTTATAAAAATATTTTTGAAAAAAGGTAAATTAAATAAAAGTATAAAATTATTAATATATATATTATATTTATTAAAGAAAATAACTAATAAATCTAGTATATTTATTTTTAATAAAGCTATAAAAAATTTATTATTACCTTTTTCTTTTTTAAAAGTAAAAATAAATAATATTAAATATAATATACCTGTTATAGTATCTTATGAACAATCTATATTTAATATATATAAATTATTAAATAATGTTATAAAAAATAAAAATATTTTATTATATAAAATTATTTGTAAATATTTAATTTTTAGTTATAATAAAGAAGGTGAATTATATAAAATAAAATTAAATTTAATTAAACAATTTATATCAAATAGAGTATATATATATTTATTAAAAAAAAATAAAATTAAAAAGTGATTATATTATTATTTATTATTAATAAAATAATATTTTAAATAAAATATGAATAATAAATTATTTTTAAGAAATAAACAACATATAAATTTAGGTACTATAGGTCATGTAGATCATGGAAAAACTACATTAACTACAGCTATATCTTATTTATTAAATTTACAAGGATTATCAAAAAAATATAATTATTCTGATATTGATTCAGCTCCAGAAGAAAAAATAAGAGGAATTACAATAAATACAACACATATTGAGTATGAAACTTTAACTAAACATTGTGCTCATATAGATTGTCCTGGTCATTCTGATTATATAAAAAATATGATTATAGGAGCTACACAAATGGATATTGCAATTTTAGTAATATCTATAATAGATGGTATAATGCCTCAAACTTATGAGCATTTATTATTAATAAAACAAATAGGTATAAAAAATATAATTATTTTTTTAAATAAAGAGGATTTATGTGATGATATTGAATTAATAGATTTTATAAAATTAGAAGTAAATGAATTATTAATTAAATATAATTTTGATTTAAATTATATACATATATTAACTGGTTCAGCATTAAATGTTATAAATATAATTCAAAAAAATAAAAATTATGAATTAATAAAATCTGATATTTGGATACAAAAATTAAATAATTTAATTCAAATTATTGATAATATTATAATACCTACTAGAAAAATAAATGATTATTTTTTAATGTCAATAGAAGATGTATTTTCTATAACAGGTAGAGGTACAGTAGTAACTGGTAAAATTGAACAAGGATGTATAAATTTAAATGATGAAATTGAGATTTTAAAATTTGAAAAATCATCTCCTAATTTAACAACAGTTATAGGATTAGAAATGTTTAAAAAACAATTAACACAAGCACAATCAGGTGATAATGTAGGTATTTTATTAAGAAATATTCAAAAAAAAGATATAAAAAGAGGTATGATTTTAGCCACACCTAATAAATTAAAAGTATATAAATCCTTTATAGCAGAAACATATATTTTAACAAAAGAAGAAGGAGGTCGTCATAAACCTTTTAATGTAGGATATAAACCTCAATTTTTTATTCGTACAGTAGATGTTACTGGAGAGATTAAAAATATATATTTAAATGGAAATGTACAAAAAGTAGCTATACCAGGAGATAAAATAACATTACATATCGAATTAAAACATTATATAGTGTTAACATTAAATATGAAATTTTCTATTAGAGAAGGTGGTAAAACAATAGGAGCTGGTATTATAATAGAAATCAAAAATTAAATAAAATATGGTTAAAAATATAAATATTAATAAATCTTTTACAAAAAAAATATTTAAAATTATTAAATATTTTAATATAATTTATTATCGTTTATTTATTTGGATATATATTATTATTTTATTATTTATTTTAATTAATAAAAAAAAATATTATAATACTATAATATATAACAAATATAAATATTTATTAAATTTTTTATTTATAATTTTATTATTAAATAAATGTCAAAAATCAGATTTGAACTGATAACACATGGATCTTCAATCCATTGCTCTACCATTGAGCTATTATGACTTATTATATATAATATATATATAGAATATAACCAAAAGGTTAAGGTAATGAATTTTGATTTCATTAATATAGGTTCGAATCCTATTATTCTAATAATAATGAATATAATTTAATGATAAAATACAATTTTACCATAATTGTTATAAGAGTTTGAATCTCTTTATTCATATATATTTAAATTATGTCTTTAATTTAAAGTAAAAATATAAATCTCCAAAATTTATAATAAAGGTTCGAATCCTTTAGGACATGTATATAATAATATATAAATAAAAAAAATGATTATTTTGTGTAAATATAAATTTTTAATAAAAAATAATAAAATTAATTTAAATTCAATTTTAAATTTAAAATTTAAAATATATAATATTAATATTAATTTATTAAATAAAAAAATAACAGAATATATAAATAAATATAAATTGAATTTATTTATAATTTATATTTATTCTGATAAAACATTTAAAATTATATATAATTATACAATATATAATTTATATAATAAATATAATAATAAATTAAATAAAATATTATTAATATATAAAATATTATTATATAAAAAATTTCAATTATTATTTTATAATATTAATCAATTATTATATATTATAAAAAATAATTTTAAACAAATAAACATAAATAATAAAACTCATGATAATTTTAAATAATCTTTATAGTACAAAAGAATTAATAATAATATTTATTAAATCTGAATATTTAGCATTAAAATATAATAATAATTTTATAATGCCTATTCATTTATTATTAGGTTTATTATTAACTGATAATTTATGTACAAAATTTTTAAAAATAAATAAAAAATTAATAAATAATAAATTAATTTTATCATTATTAAATAAATATAAATATAATAATAAAAATATTATTAATATAAATTTTTCAAATAAAGTTATTAATATATTAATTAAATTAAATCATTTTAATTTTAAAATTAATTCATTTAATTTATTATTATTACTATTAGATGAAAAAAATAATAATAAAGATATAAATTATTTATTTAAATATTTAAATTTAAATTTTTCTAATTTAAATTTAAATAATTATATAAAAACTAATATTTTTTCAAATAATATTAGAATTAAATTAAAAGAAATATCAATAAATTTTTCAAATTTAAATCATATTTATAATAATAATTTAAATTTTTATAAACAACAATATATACAATTATTACAAATTTTAAATTTAAAAATAAAAAAACATATAATAATAGAAGGAGTAAGTGATAATATTTTTATATTTTTACAATTATTAATTAATAATATAAAGAATAAAATTATACCTATATATTTAAAATATACAGAAATATGGGTATTAAATGATTTATTAACTTATGATATACAAACTTTAATACATAAAATATTAAATATATCTAAATATTTTATAAATAAATATAAATTAATTTTAATTATAAAAAATATAGAAATATTTAATTTATCAGATAATATTAATAATGATAATAATAATAATAAATTATATTATTTATTTTTATTATTAAATAAATTATATGGATATAATATACATATAATAATAATTACAAATAAAAAAGAATATAATACATATTTTAAATATAATATAATAAAAGATTCTTATTTTTACAAAATAAAAATAAAAGATTTATCTATATTACAAACATTTTTAATAATAAAAAATAATATATATAAATATATTAATTATTATAAAATTAATATTAATAATTATATTATATATGAATTAATAAATTTAAGTAAAAAATATATAAAACCTTTAATATTACCTACAACTCCATTAATTTTATTAGAAAATTCATGTTCTAATAAATATTTATTAAATAATAAAATATCTTATTCAAATTTTAATTATTTATTTACATATAATAATAATATTATATATAATAAAAATAATAATAATTTAACTATAGAAGATATTAAAAATTCAATATCTAATTATTTAAATATATCTAAAATTATATTATTTAAAAATAATAAATTAACTAAAATAAATTTAAATAAATTAGAAAATTATTTATATAATAATATATATGGTCAAAATCATATTTTTAATAAAATATTACCTTTTATAAAACAAAATTTTATAGGATTAAAAAATAAAAATAAACCTATTGGAAGTTGGATTTTATGTGGACCAAGTGGTACAGGTAAAACTGAATTAGCAAAAATATTATCTAAACAATTATTTGG
This window harbors:
- a CDS encoding putative ribosomal protein S3, with protein sequence MGQKVHPLIFRGLIYKNYLNNFYINISKNKYYLINILLTYFIYYNIYKICNYKEDNYINISINFNINKFIITFFLYNKYYNIYNLKYIFILLNYFNYYYYNYYNYICYLKIKYINNINNINVIIYYIKKYYIKYKSLKLIFDYLYTNILKKNNFNIKGLKIKFSGRFKNSLKTKTEIYIYGIISLSTLNNNIKYINDIINTKYGILSIKIWLNI
- a CDS encoding apicoplast ribosomal protein S4 — its product is MIKFLKPKIKILKKLNIPFLLYLSSKYNYKYLNYKISYKSYFDLKLKFIRYICYNYCITYKKYLYYLNKISNKNINILYFKLLEILELRLDIFLVNIGFFKTILQSRHYIKYKNIYINNIINKYYNISLKNNDIIFFNNKIKYIILKNLIYKYNIYIYISNLYKYNFIKIYSYNKYFIICIYNFKIKILNINILNNILYIYNDIYYI
- a CDS encoding putative ribosomal protein L23, whose amino-acid sequence is MKEVILNFYLYNILFYKINFLNKFCIIYSIKYFTKLDIKYIIKNIFKIKLIDYNNIKINNINKKDFLKKYYITFK
- a CDS encoding apicoplast ribosomal protein S8, which encodes MIITFLNNIKHNFKLKKNFILYKYNKKIYYLSILLYNYKYIFKLYILNIYDKYFIFIILNEYKDINYFKVYIKYNQLFYMNYNKLLYFIKFKKYFKGLLILYSSKYKFITHILALKYKVGGILIFYIL
- a CDS encoding apicoplast ribosomal protein S7, translated to MIIFKYFIKIFLKKGKLNKSIKLLIYILYLLKKITNKSSIFIFNKAIKNLLLPFSFLKVKINNIKYNIPVIVSYEQSIFNIYKLLNNVIKNKNILLYKIICKYLIFSYNKEGELYKIKLNLIKQFISNRVYIYLLKKNKIKK
- a CDS encoding apicoplast ribosomal protein S12 encodes the protein MLTINKLLYKKQYKKNKKITNHLLNKCPQKKGIVLKILIKTPKKPNSALRKVAKIRLSNNKELLAYIPGEGKSVQEHNFVLIKGGRVKDLPGIKYKIIRGSLDSIGVLNRKTSRSKYGTKKY
- a CDS encoding apicoplast ribosomal protein L6; amino-acid sequence: MINNRKYIFLNNNSIKENNNIYLILDIKYLNYIYIIQNNNIIYNINILNDIYIYFIKNNIYYLIFKIYKYIFNNIFNKIQYKKYQLVLNIIGINYKFYYLKEGNFLIFQLKYSHKIIIKLPNIVFCKLDINKNLIYLYSINIFILNSIGSLINSFQYINKYKELGIKKLI
- a CDS encoding apicoplast ribosomal protein L16: MTNIIIKKNQKGKIKGKFNLKFLGLYWGIISLNSGFLTKNQLETSKFIINKYLKKIGVYKICIRCIKSLTKKSLKTRMGSGKGSIEFYVSPIKKNKLLFEISKISNNIIYTITKVLSYKLPFKLQYIKNN
- a CDS encoding apicoplast ribosomal protein L2; this encodes MILKLKKYNTYKYLKSFGKNNKGYITIYNKGGGNLKYNYKLIDIWYDNYNININYKVFLFKKIKNYFRNTYIGCILYLSKLNNLQKFIILQHNYILNSIYYLTNINNIKKGSYIQLKYCKLGTYIYNISKDNKKGSIFARSAGTFAQILSFYKNLVYIKLPSKQYKYINENSFCYIGINSNIFYNKFKIKNAGYNIYYNIKPKVRGKAKNVCDHPHGGGKGKTGIGRKYPCSKKGLHSKGYKTIK
- a CDS encoding apicoplast ribosomal protein L14, which codes for MIYINSILDVIDNSGIFKFKYICTLNKYKNPKYGDILIGVVYSLYNNNLYKKSDKCKGILVQQKKFLNFKKYYSIKFNKNAVIIINNNLNFVGTKSNHYISKYIKYKLNMNKFKIKYI
- a CDS encoding apicoplast ribosomal protein L4 — protein: MNIIILNNKTLNNIIFKYKYNFFIKLYFNNYIKICKLIIYIIKYLYIYNIYMYKHTKNRSKVYFSKKKIRVQKGLGKSRLKNFTSPICKQGACNFGPFYKENKIVNKINYKLIFIYLLINKRSNILIIKLENIINLLNIYYNNKNYCILKLLYLKGIININKYILINLNNKLFSKNIFINMIIYNYLIFLI
- a CDS encoding apicoplast ribosomal protein S19, which codes for MIKLYWLKITINNKYIFININKYKYNKNLILNIYNKNLYIYKKLLNLYIKVYNGYKFIPIYINKTKLFNKLGNFVYTKFVKNNIKELLIN
- a CDS encoding apicoplast ribosomal protein S11, with translation MIKSNNYIIFLYFKLTLKNTLITISKYKYYNNKYIYIKNIKNISCGCFKYFKNRLKNTILANNILTINIIKYLINKNYLNINIIFNGINYYRIHILKLLLNVKYKNKKLNINKLFDITSIPYNGCKFSKRKY
- a CDS encoding apicoplast ribosomal protein S5, whose amino-acid sequence is MIINIINKKLNNFYILYYSIILLKSIFILILKNKFNNYLYKIYNILIIYLKLYYIINNRKNKKYIFNNKDLNFIYFYIYKYNNNVKFNNDIIRLNNNISNIIEKIIEIKKISYTIKKGRIKRYKIVLVLGNKQGWIGLGVSKNININKAIISSKVKALNNIYYFKYSLLNIYKLRYIYINYNKFFIKLQFKIYNYLNIRFLLLKYLFECLGYFNCKVIIYYNIIHNKYNLLNKLLLVLFNIF
- a CDS encoding apicoplast ribosomal protein S17, translated to MNIKIGYVIKYLNINIKIVCISFYKYNFKYKKLLLCNLYIKIYDNRNEIIINDYILFKYYKKSKYCNNKVIKIL
- a CDS encoding apicoplast ribosomal protein L36 — protein: MKKRSSIKKICNKCKLIKRFKKLHIICINKKHKQTQ